The stretch of DNA ACTCCATCTGTCCCAAAAAAAAACACAATTCTAGCAATTAATATAAACACCACGCATGTACAGGTTCATTGCTAAAATTGCGTTTATTTATGGGACGGAGGAAGTACACGTGAAGCGGCCCACACAGCAAGTCCACCAAAAGACCACGAAAACTagagatgaaaacggatcggatacggacggatatcatatttgttttcatatttctggtcgaattcggattcgaatacggataatatcaatcatgtcggataagatacgattggatgtcgacatcataaatatacgatttaagtattcggatacggatacggtatcggatgttgaatattcggactcggatacagatagatctgaacccctctaaacgaattcggtatcGAATACGGTCttaaaatatccgtaccgttttcatccctaacgAAAACGCCTTGGTGGCCTTGTCACCTAGTGCCTCCATGTGTATAAATGTCCATATAGCCTTGAGTATGGCGGCCCGGAGGTCCGTAATTTTGGCTCAGCCTAAGCATAGCTCAGCCCGGTGGTATGTGGGCCTGGGTTGGCACGGTCTAGGTAGTAGCCTCGTGCCTAGACTGCTAGGCCCGTGGGGTGGCACGACACAGACCGGCAGTGGCTTCACCTTGCCCCCACGGCCTGCTAAAAGCCTAACACGAAATCTACCCATGATATCGAGTAGTATATGAAAGCTTCGGAATATAATGAAAACGTGGCTAGTAAATTATCTCTTTGTGTCAATTAAAAAAACTAGGTGGCCAGTTTAAAAAAAGAGGCCAAAGTGAATCACAATTCCTTATACAAGTCATCGAAAACTTGATCCGTCCGATATGAATTTTAATTGTTTTTTTGGAAGTCTGTGGACGTAAGTGTCAACAAAAAAATGCATGTTATACGCACGagtatctataactcttataaaacaaaaactactAGTTGTTTTTATTGATATGCAAGACGTCCACTTCAGCAGTCCACTGTCATTTACCATTAGCAATTTCGGTATCTACCTCAACGGTCCACTATGATTTGTCACTTATAATTTCTATTGACATGCAAGGTGTAGTCCACTATCATTTGTAATTAAAGTTCACTAGCACAAGATTTGTAATATCCACGTCTGCGATACACATCATCCACTATGGATACAATCTCTATGATTATACTAATAAATctatatacatatattatatcATGATTTTGCATTACCAACACTATATGCATATAGATTCCTCTTTCATACCCGCGGCAACGTACGGCCTCTAGTTTATCTAATAGATATACAATTTTTCTCTAGTAGACctcctcaaaaattttgcacaaaTCTCAAAGAAGCTTAAAAAGTGGTTAAATCCTTCCTTGATTAATTTCCCACTGGTTCTCTTTGGGTCTGGGCCTGCTAGAGCCCATCTTGAGCCTGACTCTTGACTCTTGCCCCGCCAGTCTTTGTTTTCTGATCCGATTTTACCGGCAGTGAACAGATACGAGAGTCCATGCCGTTTTTTGTTGTGTGCCAAGCAGACGAAGACTAGTGGCCAGTCGGGATCCGTGATAGCAGCGGCACCACGAGTGTGAATAAGACTGACTCCAACATTAGAACCCAAAAGACCTATTATATAATTTAGGTTATGTGCAGTAAATGGATCAAACCCTAAAATTCATCCTTgtccaacagaggcctaacacCCAAACCAGCTCTAGGCATTTgtcaaaaaagagaagaaacacGCATGCCTCCATGCCGCACCTCTCGGCCGAGTGCCACGCCACGCCGCATGCCTCCAGGTGAGTGCCGCCGTGAGGTTCTCGGAGAGGCAGAGGAGCGCCTGCAGGTCAGCATCTGCTGCGTCGGCTGTGGTGACCATGGCGACGCCCTTGACATAGCTGCTGTTGGAGTCGGAGAGCGTGACGGCGGTGAGCTCGCTATCCATTGACTGGGCACGACGCGCGGCAGGCATGCCGGAGACGGTGGTGAAGGCGCCGCGATGAGCTAGCAAGCAAGGAAGAAGGGGTCGTGAGATTTGCGTCGTGGGAGAGAGAGGACGCATATTTGCGTTCTGGCTCCTCTCCTACGCAAAATGCGTGTTTCCTTTGCCTATCCGGTTGGAGCCCGATTTTGCGACTCAAAACACTATAGACTACCTATTATGCATTTGGGTCACGCTTTGTCTTCTTTGTTGGAGATAGCCTAAGGGCTGGTTTGTTGCCTTGCACTTGCCCTGATGCTGGCTATATGGGAAGAACAAGGTTACTTTTGTGTCCTGGGTGCTCTGCATCTTATGTTGCAGTTGTAGCCTACATAATTTCTGCCTTCCTGAGAGAGAGCCAAACCTTCATTCCAAGGGGAAAAACCTAAGAAACTCCATTCGGACTTtcattgatgaggacatcaccatGCTAGACATGTCTACACTAtcgtcttttccaagttgcaacTCATCTCCAACTCAGCTGTCACGTCACCCTCGAATTCAGCAGACACGTCGTTAATGTttcgatcataacttcttcatacgacatcgAAATAGGGAGATCTTGGACTCATTGGAAAGGGGACGACGATGTCATCGTTTTGGATCTTGTCCCAGCTCCAGATGACACGTGGATTAATCTGTGTGACTACGATAAGTTGATGCGTCATCTATTTTAAGCCAACTTGGCTATGTAATGAGTCAGACCTTAAGCCCAAGTTGTGGGCACCATCCCTGGTCGCCTTCCAATCCTAGGACGCCTCTCTTTTATATTCCACGCAGCCGCAAGCTGTCGagacttgggttttgtttagagtttagttttccatcgagaaactgaatcgttcattgtaactgtggtgacaaatccttttacaaTGATCCAGTGCTCCCGTTCTTAATCTCCTCCACTGCGTCGATTAGTCCTTTGAAAccgagttcttgaaccctcTATTGATATTCGTGTCATTCATATTTGCAATTTCAGATTGCATGTTtaaaccttcttgcttgtgttcttcgattcgcttgcaggaaaagccttcttggcgaggtcaatcaagttgtgcttggttgataaccaacggaTCAGTGGTGTAACGGTTGCAGGGTTCGAATCGTGTCTGGTTTGAAGCCGGATCGCCAACGTCGAGATCTCCACAAATCAAACTTACCAGTTACCTCTCAGAAGATCGGGCATGTACTCATCATTCGTTCACCTCACTCCTCCCTCCTACCTCTCTTCCTTAGCTTACTTAACCTATCGTAAGAACTTCAAAGCATTCAATCGAGAAACACAGACTTAAACCATCTTTGAGACTAGACGTAGGGCTGCGGCCGCCTGACCAGTATAACCCTCGTGTCTATAAGTGTCGTCTTCCTAAAGCTACACGATACGTATAAATTCACTATTTAGTTTACAAAACACGGACATCACTCAAGTCAAATATAGACGGATCCCTTAATAAAGAGGACCAGCAGAGGGTGGGGTGGAAGGATAGGGCACTCCACTCAATGTCTCGATCaatacaaatggaagcctatGAACAGTGAATTTAGAATATCTCCACAAGTGgtaaaaattattttttaaaaaaagaactgGAGGGGCCTTAGCCCCTATAGGAGatttattgaaattaaaaagaGGAAAACACAGTACAACAACTTAggaaataaaaaaagataaaaaaagagTAAAACAAGAAGAGCAAGGTTGCAACAGTTTTTTGATCCATAAATCAAAAGTCGTGTAGAAATTATTTGACATGTCATGGCAAATATGTCCAAGGAGATTATTGATTCAAGTACAGTATAGATAAGTAGACGGCCATGGGGCCACGGATCCACATTATTGGACTTGGCAGAGGCGTTGTGACAGTAAGTTCCTCTGCTACGCTGCTCCAGGCTTGCGACAGGTGATGATGGCGAATTTGACGACCCCCTTCTTGTAGCCCTGGATCAACAGCGGAATCACCATCACCCCTTTGATCGTCTTCCATCCTAGACACAAAAAAATTCAATACCAAACCGATTGAGGTCACAATCGATCGATTTAAGAGTTTTGCTGCAGTCCATATACTCAGTAATAGAGACTTAACAAGATGGGGAAGAATTAAGTTGCATACCACTCGTCAGTAGAGAGGTGAGGCCCTTCCAACTTAGTAATAATTTCATACAAGCGGGCCAAAACGGGACAATGTTCTCCGACCAATCAGCTGTCTTGATATCCTAGCACCACATTCAAATAATCTTCTATGATATATATTGATATCACGTATAGGCAAATTAATTAATCGCCAATTTGATGTGGTCCGATAGTAGGTGGAAAGAGCATTAGTCAAGATATATCTTGAAAATGCAGATTTGTATGCAAGCTAAAACACAACAGGATCATTGAAATCCACTCCGAATTCAAAACAGATCAGTTTTTTACCTCGAGAGACAGTGACTTGGCAATGTTGACATATTCTGAAGCTGAGCACCACTCCGGGAAGTAGTATGCATTGCAAATCCTCTTCAGGATGCTCAGTTCATCGGGTTTCAGCGAGGTTTCAGATGGTTCGAGGTTCCTATGGCACCATGCCACGATGATTATTCTCCCTCCAGGAGCCGCGACGCGTGCCATCTCACTAACAAACTGATATATACGAGAGATAGTAACAGTAAGTAttgctgagagagagagagaaaaaatcaaaatcttcaaaaatattCATCTAGGAATTGGACTGAACTTTACATCATCTGATTGCAGATctcgattttttttcttttttttttgaaaagacaTGCTACCTTGTCTTTCAATAAAAAAGTAGGAATAGAATAGGTTATTACCTTTCTCCTGTCCGGCACGTGCTCGCCACATTCCATGGACCATACGAGATCGAACTGCCCATCACAAAACGGTTGCTGCAGAGCATCAGCTACTTGAGCAGTAACCTGCTTCGATCGTCGTCCATCAGATTAGAAACCAGCtgatatagaaaaaaaatttgcaagagAAGTGGTATATATACAGTAGGAGCAGCGGGCACCTCACCTGATTGGACAACCCCTCCGCTGCAGCGAGAGCATTTCCTCTTTCAGCTTGAACAGGGCTCAACGTGATCCCCTTGACCTGTGCTCCGTATTTCTTGGCCAGGTACCTTGAGCTACCACCAAGTCCACATCCAACATCTACTATGTTTTTTGGTGCCTTGGGATCATCTGCTCGATCGTTACGCAAAACACAGACAAAATGATCAATTCAAGAGGTATACATATACGTATATGGCCCGATGAAGTATATGTAGACGAAGTATATAATACCTGGAGATGGGACGGCG from Sorghum bicolor cultivar BTx623 chromosome 8, Sorghum_bicolor_NCBIv3, whole genome shotgun sequence encodes:
- the LOC8067143 gene encoding probable tocopherol O-methyltransferase, chloroplastic, translating into MADDEAAPAPAPAPAPAPAAGLKESIAALYDECSGPWERLLSDHIHHGFYDVGEDASSNADHRQAQLRMIEESLAFAAVPSPDDPKAPKNIVDVGCGLGGSSRYLAKKYGAQVKGITLSPVQAERGNALAAAEGLSNQVTAQVADALQQPFCDGQFDLVWSMECGEHVPDRRKFVSEMARVAAPGGRIIIVAWCHRNLEPSETSLKPDELSILKRICNAYYFPEWCSASEYVNIAKSLSLEDIKTADWSENIVPFWPACMKLLLSWKGLTSLLTSGWKTIKGVMVIPLLIQGYKKGVVKFAIITCRKPGAA